Genomic window (Propionibacteriaceae bacterium ZF39):
CGGAATCGGCGTGGTCAGGTCGTTGCCGGCGTTGCGTTGGTAGCGCAGGAAATCGCTGGTCATGACGGCGCACACTGTGTGGTTGCCGATGTCCTCGGGCACCCACCCACAGCAACCGTCGCGGAAAAATCCCGTCATCGGGTCGGTGCCACAGGTCTCCAGCGGCCCGCCCAGCACGTTCAGCGCCTCCATTCGGTCGAGCCTAGCGCGCGGGAATAGCGTGGGCGAGAGCGCTGTTGAGGAGGTTGAGATTTCAACTTCGCCGACATCGTGGAGGTTTCGATGCTGGATCCCGTCAGCCTGTTCGAGTTCGAGTCACACATCGACCGGCGGACCGTGCACGCCCGGAAGCTGGTCGTCACGCTCGGCAGCCGCGACGCCGGTCATACGCAGCGCATCATCGACACCCACCTGCTGAACACACTGCCGAATCACGTGCTCGGCCGCGTCGATACCGACCAGGTGCTCGACTACGCGGCCACCCGACCGGTGATCGCCTTCGATCGGGACCACTTCAGCGATTATCACGCGCCCGAGATCACGCTCCACCACGTCACCGACGCAGCCGAACAGCCGTTCCTCATGCTCACCGGCCCGGAGCCGAACCTGCAGTGGGAGCGCCTCGCCCGCACCGTCGACTACCTGATCGACCAGTTCGACATCGACGAGACGCTGATCGTGCATGGCGTCCCCGCGCCGGCGCCGCACACGCGGCCCATCTTCGTGAGCCGGTACGCCGAGCAGACCGACCTCGTGCCGATCAACGAGACCGTGCCGATGGCGTTCGAGATGCCCGCGAGCTTCACGAGCCTGCTCACGGTCCGGCTCGGCGAGCGCGGCCACAAGGTCACCGGACTGGTGGCCCATGTCCCCCACTATCTCGCCGCCGGCGACTCGCCCGAGGGTGCCCTCGCCCTGCTCGAGAAGCTGGAACGCCAGGCGCGGCTGACCCTCCCGGCCGGCCGCCTGCCCGAATCGGTGATGGTGATGCGCGGCAAGGTCGACGAGGAAGTGGCCGACTCCGAGGAGGCCCAGGAGATGGTGGCCCAGCTCGAGGCCCAGTACGACCATTTCATGGAAGGTCGCAGCCTGACCCGGGGCGTCGACGTCCCGACCGCCGACGAGATCGGGGAGCAGGTCGAGGACTTCCTGCGGGGATTGGGAGACTGACGACAGAGTCCGCTAGTATTTTAAACGGAATATCTGTCATAAAGGAGTTGACCCATGTCTGTGCAGACCACGGCCACGCTGCTGGGTGATTTGGTCTCGGCCAATCCCAATGCCGCCCGCGTGCTGGATGCGCACGGCCTGGACTATTGCTGCGGCGGCCGGCGTTCGCTCGCGGATGCCTGCGCCGAGGCCGACATCGACGCCGACGCCGTGCTGAACGACCTCTCGGCGGCCCCCGAGGCCACCGGCGTCGACGCCACCGCCCTCGACAACGCCGAGCTGATCGACCACATCGTCTCGATCCATCACGAATACCTGTGGCGCGAGATGCCGCGCCTGACCGAGCTGGCCAACAAGGTCGCCCGCGTCCACGGCGGCAACCATGCCGAACTGCGCGAGGTCCAGAAGACCTATCAGGCCTTGGTGCTGGATCTGACCGATCACCTCATGACTGAGGAGCAGGAGCAGTTCCCGGCCATCAAGGCGGACCGGGCCGACCTCTCCGAGACCGGGGTGGCGAAGCTCATGGGCGAACACGACGTGGCGGGCGAGCTGCTCGCCAGGCTGCGCGAACTCACCGACGGCTACACGGTCCCCGCCGATGGCTGCGCGTCCTATCAGGCGCTGTACGCGGGGCTCGCCGAGCTCGAGACCGACCTGCACACCCATATCCACAAGGAGAACAACATCCTGTTCCCCCGCCTGCTGAGCAACGCCTGACGATCAGTTCCGGTCGCTGACCGGCTCCGCAACGGCCTCCGACACCTGGTCGGGGGCCGTTCGGCGTACGCGGCGCACGTCCCAGGCCGCCAGCAGCAGGCCGGCGATGATCAGCGCACCGCCGATCGGCGTGATCGCTCCCAGCCAGCGCATCCCGGTGAGCGCCATCAGGCAGAGCGTGCCGCTGAAAATGATGCCGCCCACGAGGATCGGCCACGGCGCCCGCCGCTGTTCGGGGCGCAGGCCGAGAGCCATGAGGGCGAGTGCGGCGTACATCTGATAGCGCACACCCGTCTCCCAGTTCGCCAGCATCGCGGGCTCGACCAGGTCCTTCAGGCCGTGGGCCCCGAACGCGCCGAGCGCCACTCCGATCGCGGCGAAGACTGCTCCGACGGCAAACGTGGTGTGGTGTCGCATGGTCCGACCCTAATCGCTTGCCCAGGATCGCCGCGTTCTGCGGACGCGTACGGTGGACTTCATGACTTCGCTCCATGACTTCTCCGCCGCTCGCATCGACGGCACCGACCAGGACCTGTCGGACTATGCCGGCAAGGTCGTGCTTGTGGTGAACACCGCCAGCCAGTGTGGATTGACGCCGCACTATGCGGGGCTGCAGGCCCTGCATGAGAAGTACGCCGACCAGGGTCTCGCCGTCCTCGGGTTCCCGTGCAATCAGTTCGGCGCCCAGGAACCAGGGGCGGAAGACGAGATCGCCCAGTTCTGCGAGACCAACTATGCGGTGACCTTCCCGATGTTCGCGAAGGTCGATGTCAACGGCCCCGATTCCCATCCCGTGTTCGCCTGGCTGCGCTCGGAGCGGGCCGAGGGGAAGGGTACGCCCCCGGAGCGGTTCGCAGCCCACCTCGCCAACCAGCCGCGGGGCGAGAACGGCGACTGGCTCGAGTGGAACTTCACCAAGTTCCTGGTCGGCAAGGACGGCCGGGTGATCGACCGCTACCTGCCGACCGAGACCCCGGAGTCCCTGGCCGGCGACATCGAGGCTGCGCTCGCCGAGTGACAACAGCGAGGGCCGGCCGGGATTCCCCGACCGGCCCTCGCCTGTTGCCCTGGTGAGGCTCAGAGCTCGTGCAGCTTCTGGCCCGACGCCTCGGCATGGCGGTTGAGCTTGTCGAGGTGATGGAACGCTTCGATGAAGCGGATGGTGCCGGACGACGAACGCATGACCACGGAGTGGGTGCGGGCGCCGCCGTTCGGCATGTAGTGCACGCCGTCGACCAGGTCGCCATCGGTGATGCCGGACGCGACGAACAGCGTGTTCTCGCTGGACACCAGGTCGTTCGTGTCGAGGACCCGATCCACGTCGAGCCCGGCGTCGATCGTGCGCTGACGCTCCTCATCGGAGGTCGGCCAGAGCTTCGCCATGATGCGACCGCCGAGCGCCTTCATCGCGCACGCCGACACCACGCCCTCCGGGCTTCCGCCGACGCCGGCGAGGATGTCGATGTTCTTCACGCTCTCGGAGGCGGCGGCGACGGAGGCGGCAACATCGCCATCCGTATACATCCGCGTGCGGGCGCCGGCCGCGCGGATCGCGTTGGTGAGTTCTTCGTGCCGGTCACGGTTGAGCACGGCGACGACCACATCCTCGGGCCGCTTGCCCTTGGCCTTGGCGACCTTCCGGATGTTGTCCTCGATGGGGGCCTCGATGTCGATGACATCGGCAGCCTCCGGGCCGACGGCCAGCTTGTCCATATAGAAGCACATGGTCGGGTTGTACATCGTCCCGCCCTCGGCGGCCGCCAGCACTGCGATCGAGTTGCGCATGCCGAGCGCGAGGAGGCGGGTGCCGTCCACGGGATCGACGGCGATATCGACCTTGGGGCCCTGCCCCGTGCCGACCTTCTCGCCGTTGTGGAGCATGGGCGCTTCGTCCTTCTCGCCCTCGCCGATCACGATGACGCCGTCCATCCGGACTCCACCGAGCACGGCTCGCATCGCATCAACCGCGGCGCCGTCTCCGGATTCCTTCTGGCCGCGTCCGACCCAGCGCGCCGCTGCCAGCGCTGCCGCCTCGGTGGCTCGCACCAGGTCCAGGCCCAGGTTGTTGGTTCCGATCGAGTATCCGTGTTCAAACTGCTCGGTCATGGAGTGCCTCCTCGCATCAGGGCCGTCTGCCCGCTTCCCCAGCCACCCTAGCGTTCAGGGCATCCGCCCGAGCCGTTGCCGGTGTCACTGGTGCGTCACTGGGGCACGAATGGAAGCAGCGCGGTCACAACGGCGGCAGAGGCGAAACTCAGCAGGGTGGTGATCGTCACCGTGTCGGCCACGGTGCGGACATCGCCCTTGTATTCGAGCGCGAGCAGAAACGCATTGACGGCCGTCGGCATGGCGCCGGAGAGCACCAGGGCCTGCAGGGGTACGCCCCGCAGGCCGAACAGCAGACCGATCCCCAGGGACAACACCGGCATTCCGAAGACCCGCAACAGGCTGGCGGTGATCACCGGACGGTTGACCGTCACGCGTGAGGTCGCGCCGAGCTGGATGCCGAGGGCGAGCAGGACCATCGGCAGCGTCGCGCCCGACAGCATCTCGACACCGCGCATGACACCGGTGGGGAGCTGGAGCCCGAACAGGCGCATGACCAGCGCGAGCACGATGGCCCAGATGGCGGGCAGCTTGAACAGGCCGATGACGGCCTTCCCGACTCCCCCTCCGGCGCCGAACAGCAGCGGGCCGACGATGAACCCGAGGACGACCGAGGCGAGAAAGATGAGGACGCTCTGCTCGAAACCGGCCTGCCCGAGCGCGAAGAGGGCGATCGGCAGGCCCATGTTGCCGCTGTTGGAAATCGCCAGGCTGACCATCACGCCGCGACGGGTCGGTCCCGGCACCCGCGGTGTGAGCAGGCCACCGATCCCCGCACCCAGGAGGCACACGACGACATAGGCGGCCACCAGCGTCACCCCGACCTGGCCCGACACCTGGGTCGTGAGCAGGGTCGCGAGGCACAGCGCGGGCGTCAGGCCATAGAGGCTGATCTTGCTGATCGTGCTCGGATCGAGGGGGAAAATGCGCCCCAGGAGAAAACCGGTTCCGGCGACGACCAGGACCGGAACGATGACGTTCGCGAGCGCCAGCAGGACTCCCATGGACCCATCCCTCCCATCGTGCGGCACGACCCCGGGTGATCCTAGGGCAGCTGATGCATGCTGAGTTGGTGGAGATCTGTCTTGACCAACTGCCGACCGCCAATTGGTGCGATTCGCACGCGCTGGTCGAGCGGGACCGCAACACGGCCGTGGGCGACCCCTTCGATGTGTCCGAGCTGGTGCGCACGAGCGAACACCGGCTCCAGATCCTGGGCTCCCGCTACAGCTATCCCGACCTGATCGAGGGACACGACGGCCTCGGGGTGCACCTGCGCAGCTCCCGCCGCATCCTCGGCCAGGAGGATGCCACGATCACCGTCACCGGCGACTGCACGCTGACCGAGGTGTGGGAACACCTGCGCGCCGACCGGCGTACGCTGCCGATCTGCCCGCCGGTCATCACCACCCAGACGGTCGCCGGTGCCATCGGCACCGGCACCCACGCCCAGGGCACCCGCGAAGGACTCTTCGCCGACACCGTGGTCGAGTTCGAGTTCGTCGACGCCTCCGGTCGCTGGCACCGGATCGGTCGCGACGACCCGGCCTTCGGGGCCTTCCAGCTCCATCTCGGTTCGCTGGGCCTCATCACCTCGGTGACGCTGGCCACGGAGAGCAACCGCAACTATGTCTGCCACAAATACACGACCTCCGGCGACGAGCTCCGGGCCGGATTCGGTGCCTGGAACGAGCGCTCCGAGCACGTGAAGGTCTGGTGGTTCACGGAGGAAGACCGCGCCCACGTCTGGGAGGTCACCCCCACCGCGGGCCTCATGCCCCAGGCCGCCGATGCGACCGCCCACACCGACCTCAACCAGGTTCTCGCCGATACCCAGGCGCGCATGGGCCGGGATCTCCGCAGCGACGATCGCCAGCTCGCCTCGCAGCGCACGGTCGGCCGGTTCTATGACTACAGCGACGCCACCGGCGACCTGGTCGAGATCTTCCGCAACGGCATCCCGGCCCCGCAGATCAACATGGAAGTCGGCGTGCCCCTCGAACGCTTCGAGGCCGCCGCCGACGACCTCCGCCGCGTGCTCGCCGACTCGGCGTACCAACTGCACTATCCGGTCATCCTCCGCCCGACCGGGGCGAGCGACGCGTGGCTCGCGGCGGCGTACGACCGCCCGACCTGCTGGTTCGGCTTCGTCGTCTATCAGCGCGCCGACGGCACGGTCGCCGACGGGTCGATCGAACTCCTGGGCGAGCTCCAGGCCGCCCTGTCCGCTCACGAGGGGCTGCCGCACTGGGGCAAGTATTTCGACCCTCGCTTCTATGACTTCGCCTCGCTGCCGCGCTGGGCGGATTTCGCGGGCGTACGCCGACAGTTCGATCCCGACGGTCGTTTCCTCAACCCGAAGCTCGCCGAAATCCTGGGCGCCTGATGAGCCGCGTCGTCGCCGTCTTCGGTGGGCGCAGTGAGATCGGCCACGCCATCGCCACGCGCCTGGCGGCCGGCAACACGGTCGCGCTGCTCGCCCGCCCCGGGTCGCTCGACACCGAGGTGGCCGCCTGCCGCGCAGCCGGCGCCCAGCGGGTGATCCCGATCGAGTTCGATGCCGATGACACCGACTCCCACGACGACCTCGTCGCCCGGGTCGAGGCCGAGGCCGGCCCGATCGACATCGCGGTCCTGGCGTTCGGGATCCTGGGCGACCAGGCCGACGCCGAGCGCGACCACCGGGCCGCCGTACGCATCCTCCACACCGACTTCGTCGCCCAGGCCAGCCTGCTCACGGTCCTGGCCGAGCGCATGCGGCAGCGCGGGACCGGCACCCTCGTCGCGTTCTCCTCGGTCGCCGGGGTCCGCGTCCGTCGCGCCAACTATGTCTACGGTTCGGCCAAGGCCGGGCTGGACGGGTTCGCCTCGGGCCTGGCCGACGCGCTGCACAGTTCTGGCGTACGCCTGGTCATCGCGCGCCCCGGTTTCGTCATCGGGCGCATGACCGAGGGCATGGAGCCCGCCCCGTTCTCCTCGACCCCGGATCAGGTGGCCGATGCCGTCGTCGCCGAGATCGAGTCGGGCAAGCGGGTGGAGCTGTGGATCCCGTGGCAGCTGAAGGCGATGTTCTCGGTCTCCCCGTTCATCCCGCGCGCCGTCTGGCGCCGGATGCCCCGCTGACGCCCCAGTCACGAAACTTCGGAGGCGTCTGGAACACTCCGGAGCATGACTCCAGTGAGCCTGACTTTCCTCGGCGCGGTCGGCACCGTGACCGGTTCCAAATACCTGCTCACCATCGGCGACCGGCGCGTCCTCGTCGACGCGGGCATGTTCCAGGGCGAGAAGCAGTGGCGCGAGCTCAACTGGGCGGAGTTCCCGGTCGATCCGGCCACGGTCACCGACGTCCTGCTCACCCATGCCCACACCGACCATGCGAGCTATCTCCCGGCGCTGGTCCGCAATGGCTTCTCGGGCCCGATCTGGGCGACCGAGGGTACGCGGCGCCTCGCTGAGATCGTCCTGCGCGATGCCGGCAAGCTGCAGGAAATGGCTGCCGCCGAGGCCAATGAGGGCGGCTGGTCGAAACACTCCCCCGCTCTGGCGCTGTATGACAGCACCGACGTCGAGAACACGCTGCCGCTGTTCCGACGCGTGGAGTGGGACACCCCGATCGACCTGGGCGACGGGCTCAGCGCGACCTACGTGCGCTCGGGTCACATCCTCGGATCGGCCAGCGTGCATGTGCAAGTCGACGACGCCGACGTGCTGTTCTCCGGCGATGTCGGTCGGCACGACCACCCGATCCTCAAGCCGCGCGAGATCCCGCCGGGGGCCCGGTTCGTGCTCATCGAGTCGACCTACGGCGACCGCGAACACCCCGAGCCCGAGGGCCACGCCCACGAGGATTTCGCGGCTGCCATCCGATCGACGGTGGCCGCCGGCGGCGAGGTGATCGTGCCGGCGTTCGCGATCGACCGCACCGAGGCGGTGCTCCGTTCCCTCACGGAGATGTATCGCGACGGCCGCATCCCCAGCGTCCCCGTCATCGTCGACGGACCGATGGCTCTGGCGGCCCTTGATGTCTATCGCGATGAGTCGCTGGGGGAATTGCGCGACGACATCGATGTCGAGGACTTCACGGGGCTCCCCCACCTCAGCGAGGTCCGATCGGGCCGCGACTCCAAGAAGCTCAACCGGCGCAGCGGCCCGCGCATCATCGTGTCCTCGTCAGGCATGGCGGAGGGTGGCCGGGTGCTGCATCACCTGGCCCGGGCCCTGCCCGATCCGAAGAACACGGTGGTCCTGACGGGCTTCCAGGCGGAGGGTACGCGGGGCCGCGCCCTCGAGGAGGGTGCGAAGCAGGTCAAGATCAACGGCCGTTATGTGAAGGTGCGAGCCAGGATCGTGCGCGATCGCGAGTTCTCGGTGCACGGTGACTGCTCCGACCTGCTCGACTGGCTGCGCGACCTGGATGCCGAGCCCGAGACCGTCTTCGTGACCCACGGCGAGCCGGAGGTCGCGGCCTCCTTCGCCGATCGCATCACCGACGAATTCGGCTGGTCGGCGGTCGTGCCGCGTTATGGCGAAGTGGTCACGCTCAACGCACCCGCCGACGCGGAAGACGAGGACACGGACGAGGACACCGCCGGGGCCGAGGCCGATTCCGGCGAGGACCGCTGACTGCGTTGATAGCCTCGATGCTATGGATCTGGGCGTCGATTTCGGGACCACTCGCAGCCTGAGCGCGGTCGCCGACCGGGGCAATTATCCGGTCGTGGGCCTCACCGACGACCTCGGTGATGCCCATGACTGGTTCCCGTCGGTCGTGGCCCTGGCCTCGGGGCGGCTCGTCCATGGCTTCGCGGCCCTGGTCGCCGCCGAACACGGTGCGCCGAGCGTCCGATCGTTCAAGCGGGCGATGGCCTCCCCGGAGTTCGGCCCGGACACCCTGATGCGCCTCGGCCCGGCGGAATTCCCCGTGGTGATGGTGATCGAGTCCCACCTGCGGGCGCTGCGGGACGCCCTGGCCACCGCCGGGGCGGATCCGGCCCGGGCCACCAACACCGTCATCGCAGTCCCCGCCCACGCCCACGGTGCCCAGCGGTTCTGGACTCTCGAGTGTTTCCGGCGGGCCGGGTTCGATGTCACGGCCATGATGAACGAGCCCTCGGCCGCCGGGTTCGAATACACCCACCGCCAGCCCCGCACCATCAGCTCCCGGCGCACCCGCCTCATCGTCTATGACCTGGGCGGCGGCACCTTCGACGCCTCCCTTGTCAGCGTCGACGGTACGAGCCACGAGGTTCTTGACTCCCTCGGGCTGAACTCCCTCGGTGGCGACGATTTCGATGGCGTACTCGCCGAGCTCGCCCTCACCAACGCCGGCCTGACGGCCGCCGACCTAGGCGACACTGACCGCGATCAGCTCCTGATCGCCTGCCGCGAGGCCAAGGAGCGGCTGTCACCCCAGACCCGCCGCATCGCTCTCGACGTCGGCACCCACGAGGTCAGCGTGCGGGTGGATGATTTCTACGCCGCGGCCACGCCGCTGGTGGAGGCGACGCTCGAGGCGATGAGTCCCCTGCTCGGCGGCCTGGACAGCGCGACGGATCTCAGCGAGGTGGCCGGGCTCTATCTCGTCGGCGGCGCCTCAGGACTGCCGCTGGTGCCGCGCCTGCTCCGCGAACGCTTCGGCCGGCGGGTCCATCGATCGCCCTATCCGGCCGCGTCAACCGCCATCGGCCTGGCCATCGCCGCCGACCGGCAATCGGGGTTCTCGATCAACGAACAGCTGTCCCGTGGCTTCGGTGTGTTCCGCGAGGGCGAGGGCGGGCGTACGCTCCACTTCGACCCCATCCTGGAACGCACCGAGCATGTCCCCCAGACCGGCGAGCGGGTCGTGGTGCGCCGCTATCGGGCGGCCCACAACCTGGGGCTGTTCCGCTTCGTCGAGTACGCCCAGCTCGACCCGGCCGGCAATCCCCGCGGGGATGTGGTCCCGTTCGGGCAGATCCTCTTCCCGTTCGACACCGACCTGCAGGGACGCGAGAACGACCCGGCGCTCCACATCGAGCGCCGGGACGCCGGTCCCGAGATCGAGGAACGCTATGTGATCGACCCCAACGGGATCGTCACGGTGCAGATCACCGATCTCGACACCGGCTATCGGCTCGAGGAATCCCTCAGCTGATCACGCATACTTCGGGCGTTCGGGCAGCTCGCCCTCATAGCGCAGACCGTCGGTGAGACCGCGCGTCACCCAGCCGATGATGGCGTCGCGGCCACCCTTGAGAGTCGTCGCGCCGTCGCCGATGGTGTAGTTCTCGCCCTCGTCGGTGATGACGGTCAGCCCGGGCCAGTCGTCGCGCTTGGACAGCTTCGCCATGGCGAGTTCGAGGGCGTCCTCGAGCGCGTCCATGTCGCCCTCGTCCAGCTTCCAGAGCGTGTCGAGGTCGTTGTGGTGGACGAGCACCTCGGTCGTCCACAGCGCCGGGATGGCGTACGCGTTGAACGGCCCGGACGGCAGGCTGACCTCCTCCGTGGCGAGCTTGGTGTTGCGCAGCTGGCCGGCGAGCGCCTGGAAGCCGGCGGTCGCCTCGCGGAGTTCCTGCTTGAGCTCGGCCGCAGACATCTTGGCGAGGTCCTCGATCTGGGCGTCACGATCCTCGGGGCAGGAATACATCGGCGTCTCGGTGCCGGTGACGGCCCAGGTCACGAGGTTGCCGAGGCCCCCGGCGAGACCGATCATGTGGGCGACCACATGGGCACGCGTCCAGCCCTCACAGAGGGACGGGGCGCGCATCTCGTCCTCCGAGAGGCTCTCGACGGTGGCCAGGAGCATGCCGGTCTCGCGCTCGAGCCGGTTCAGGTCAGCGGGCATGTACGCAGCAGTCTTGTTCATGGGCCCAGTCTGGTGGGCGCTGCCGCGCTCCGCCATAGCGGGGTCGTGATCGTGGACGGACAGCCTTCGACGGAACGGCACGTGGCGCGATTGTCGATCCTGCGACACACTGCGCAGAGTCGGTTTCTTGACCGCACCACCACCGCACCACAACGTTGAGGAGCAGCGTGTCCGCCACCACTGACACGGGCTATCGCCCAAGCCTCCGCAGGGACGTCTCCGCGTCCGCCATCATGGCCGGGTTCATCGCCGTTGCCGTTTCCTATGCGGGTCCGCTCCTGGTGACCCTCGAAGCGGCTCGGGCGGGCGGTTTGTCCCCCGAGCTGACCGCGTCCTGGGTCTGGGCCATCTCGGTCGGCTCGGGCGTGATGTCGCTGATCTTCTCCTGGTTCACCCGCCAGCCGATCATGGTGGCCTGGTCGATCCCGGGCGCAGCCCTGCTCGTCACGAGCCTCGAGCCCTATGTCACGTCGGGTCGCTATTCGGAGGTGATCGGGGCGTACATCGTCTGCGGCATCGCCTCCGCGATCCTCGGCGCCACAGGACTCGTCGGCAAACTCATCGCCGCGACGCCCAAACCGATCACCGCGGCCGTGCTGGCCGGCGTCCTCTTCCCCTTCGCGATCCGCGTGGCCCAGGCCGTGGCCGAGAACCCGCTGGTCGCGGGCGGTCTGGTGCTCGGCTATCTGGTCGGGCGCCGCTGGAATCCGCGCTATGCGGTCTTCGTGGCGATGGCTGTCGGTGGCCTGATCGCGGTGATCAGCGGTGAGGCCAATGCCCTCGCTGTCGACTTCGCCATCACGATTCCGGTGTTCGTTGCCCCGACCTTCACCCTGCAGGCGGCCCTCGAGATCGCCGTGCCGCTGTTCATCGTCACCGCCGCGGGCCAGAACGCGCCCGGCCTGATCGTGATGCACAACTCGGGCTACAAGGCCAACGACCGCATGCTGCTCGGTGGTGCGGGCATCTTCTCGGTGCTCTTCGCCCCGTTCAACAGCCATGCGCTCAACTTCGCCGCGGTGACCGCCGCGATCGCGACCTCCGACGAATCCCATCCCGACCTGCGTCGACGCTATATCGCGGGCATGTCGTGCGGCTTCTTCTACATCATCGGCGGCTTCCTCGCGACGTTCATCGTGTCATTGTTCTCGGCCATTCCGGCCGGCATGATCACCGCTCTGGCGGGGGTGGCCCTGCTGAGCCCGCTGCAGAACTCGCTCTACGACACCATGCACGAGGGCAAGCACCACAAGTCCGTGATCGAGGCCGCGCTGATCACCCTGGCCGTGACCATCTCGGGCATGACCGCCCTCGGTATCGTCTCGGCATTCTGGGGCCTGATCGCCGGCATTGTGGCGTACGCGATCCTGCGCCCGCGCCCGCCGAAGATCGACCCGGCCGCGGACATCTGACCCGGGACATGACGAAGGGCCGGTCCCCACGGGGGATCCGGCCCTTGTCGTCGGTTCAGGTGATCAGGTGATCAGGCGAGCACCGCGGTCGCCGCGTCGTAGTCCGGCTCCTGGGTGATCTCGGGGACCAGCTCGGAGTGGATGACGTTGCCCTCGGCGTCGAGCACGACGACGGAACGCGCCAGCAGACCCTGCAGCGGGCCGTCGGTCATCGTCACGCCGTAGTCGGCGCCGAAGCTCGACTTGAAGACCGAGCCGGTCTGGACGTTGTCGATGCCCTCCGCACCGCAGAAGCGGCCGAGTGCGAACGGCAGGTCGGCCGACACGCACAACACCGTGGTGTTGTCGAGGCCGGCGGCCAGCTCATTGAACTTGCGCACGCTGGTCGCGCACACACCCGTGTCGATGCTGGGGAAGATGTTGAGCACCACACGCTTGCCCGACAGGTCGGACAGCTTGATATCGGACAGGTCGGAACCCGTCACCGTGAAATCGGGAGCCGGATCGCCCTGCGCGGGCAGTTCACCGACGGTCTGGACAGGGTCACCCTTGATAGCAGTAGTCGCCATGGACTCATGTTTAGCACGAGTCGGAAAAGCGACTGACAAGCAGGTCGACCAGCGCCGGATGCGCTCCGATCGGCGCGGCGACGACAGCTGCGCCCGACTGGACGAGCCTGCGATGGAAGTGGCCTTCGGCGAGGAGGTACGCAGCGATGGAAACGTTCTCACGTGTACGTGAGAGTTGTTCTGACACAGGGATTCCGGGCCCGGAGAGGACGCCGAGGTCAACGGGTACGCCGAGTCGGTCCCCCAGGCCGGCAGCCACCTCGCCTGCCAGCCGGTGCCAGGATGCGCGCGCGGACCCGGTCGCTGCGAGCACGACCGGCTCCCCCCGCCACCCCGCCTCGGCCAACCGGTCCGCCAGAGCGTCGACGATCCGGGGATCGGATCCCAGGGGCGGTGTGACCCTCACGGCTGCGCCGTCGAGCCCGGTGAGCACCTCCGGGATGTCGGTGTGGATGTGGAAACCCTCGCTGAGCAGCAGGGGCACGATGCACGCGGGGCCGTCCGTTTCTGGAAGGTCGGCCATGACGTCCGGCAGCGTCGGTTCGAGGTGGTCCAGCCAGGCCAGGCGTACAGGTCCGACGCGGGCTTCCACCGCATCGGCAATCGCGCGAACGGTCGCCTGCCCGACCGCGTCGCGGGTGCCATGAGCGGCGAGAATGCGGGTCACGACGTTCCCGCGGGAACGTTCTCGGTCCAATCCGGCCCCAGCGTCACGACGTCCCCGATCACCACCACCGCCGGTGCCCGGACCCCGGCCGTCTCCGCGGCATCGGCGAGTTCGCCGAGCGGGGCGCACGTGACGCGCTGATCCGGCAGCCAGCCGCGCTCGATGATGGCGGCCGGGCACAGCGGATCACGGCCGGCCGCGACGAGATCGGCAACGCTCTGCCGGAGCGTGCTGACCCCCATGAGAATGACGACCGTGTGGGCGCTGGCGATCGGCAGCCACGGCAATTCCTCATGGCCGCTGACCACGCTGAAACCCTTGGACACCCCGCGATGGGTGACCGGGATCCCGGCCGCCAGTGGCACCGAGAGCGCACTCGTGATGCCGGGCACGACCTCGCACGGCACACCGGCCGCCTCGCAGGCCTCGCG
Coding sequences:
- a CDS encoding PAC2 family protein; the encoded protein is MLDPVSLFEFESHIDRRTVHARKLVVTLGSRDAGHTQRIIDTHLLNTLPNHVLGRVDTDQVLDYAATRPVIAFDRDHFSDYHAPEITLHHVTDAAEQPFLMLTGPEPNLQWERLARTVDYLIDQFDIDETLIVHGVPAPAPHTRPIFVSRYAEQTDLVPINETVPMAFEMPASFTSLLTVRLGERGHKVTGLVAHVPHYLAAGDSPEGALALLEKLERQARLTLPAGRLPESVMVMRGKVDEEVADSEEAQEMVAQLEAQYDHFMEGRSLTRGVDVPTADEIGEQVEDFLRGLGD
- the ric gene encoding iron-sulfur cluster repair di-iron protein; translated protein: MSVQTTATLLGDLVSANPNAARVLDAHGLDYCCGGRRSLADACAEADIDADAVLNDLSAAPEATGVDATALDNAELIDHIVSIHHEYLWREMPRLTELANKVARVHGGNHAELREVQKTYQALVLDLTDHLMTEEQEQFPAIKADRADLSETGVAKLMGEHDVAGELLARLRELTDGYTVPADGCASYQALYAGLAELETDLHTHIHKENNILFPRLLSNA
- a CDS encoding DUF423 domain-containing protein, with protein sequence MRHHTTFAVGAVFAAIGVALGAFGAHGLKDLVEPAMLANWETGVRYQMYAALALMALGLRPEQRRAPWPILVGGIIFSGTLCLMALTGMRWLGAITPIGGALIIAGLLLAAWDVRRVRRTAPDQVSEAVAEPVSDRN
- a CDS encoding glutathione peroxidase produces the protein MTSLHDFSAARIDGTDQDLSDYAGKVVLVVNTASQCGLTPHYAGLQALHEKYADQGLAVLGFPCNQFGAQEPGAEDEIAQFCETNYAVTFPMFAKVDVNGPDSHPVFAWLRSERAEGKGTPPERFAAHLANQPRGENGDWLEWNFTKFLVGKDGRVIDRYLPTETPESLAGDIEAALAE
- the glpX gene encoding class II fructose-bisphosphatase, giving the protein MTEQFEHGYSIGTNNLGLDLVRATEAAALAAARWVGRGQKESGDGAAVDAMRAVLGGVRMDGVIVIGEGEKDEAPMLHNGEKVGTGQGPKVDIAVDPVDGTRLLALGMRNSIAVLAAAEGGTMYNPTMCFYMDKLAVGPEAADVIDIEAPIEDNIRKVAKAKGKRPEDVVVAVLNRDRHEELTNAIRAAGARTRMYTDGDVAASVAAASESVKNIDILAGVGGSPEGVVSACAMKALGGRIMAKLWPTSDEERQRTIDAGLDVDRVLDTNDLVSSENTLFVASGITDGDLVDGVHYMPNGGARTHSVVMRSSSGTIRFIEAFHHLDKLNRHAEASGQKLHEL
- a CDS encoding AEC family transporter — translated: MGVLLALANVIVPVLVVAGTGFLLGRIFPLDPSTISKISLYGLTPALCLATLLTTQVSGQVGVTLVAAYVVVCLLGAGIGGLLTPRVPGPTRRGVMVSLAISNSGNMGLPIALFALGQAGFEQSVLIFLASVVLGFIVGPLLFGAGGGVGKAVIGLFKLPAIWAIVLALVMRLFGLQLPTGVMRGVEMLSGATLPMVLLALGIQLGATSRVTVNRPVITASLLRVFGMPVLSLGIGLLFGLRGVPLQALVLSGAMPTAVNAFLLALEYKGDVRTVADTVTITTLLSFASAAVVTALLPFVPQ